Proteins found in one Thalassophryne amazonica chromosome 1, fThaAma1.1, whole genome shotgun sequence genomic segment:
- the zgc:111976 gene encoding mediator of RNA polymerase II transcription subunit 1, with protein MDNPLFQSLLQLLRSKMFDEFSTTLEHLFSQYNIPGDNEMKLKLFASLRCLRQDLAQMFQMSRSTKQTDLRVDVINNSRMGFLTTGEEDCPWTLQFYTSSADIKKPSNSQMEDVQAGQVAVGLRDQLHKLQMTSVIPQPPQLDPTGWPMLLPVDEVPFEKLPACFLLRLQPVMPMTASFLNKLNQITDVSRSDVDLQWAPLPKLLMKSRHGHSEAFDLQDAVSFVPLPGELLHRYVFPGASWMVPVYRGTLVDTVFFTHPAHVPVILELLRHQSTINTLLKTCMTAHSDMLGNLQSYKFFFFLFCSVCDLQFEVLPESDTSFSVTFQRPETDSFIVLLVDVVDSHRFTCTVFGAGMKDTTMDEEIGCILKKSMSIPLTLRVLCIQLEQMSSDPLCPDRSTTTEAVNDLPTSRSISVTETNRALTTEETAFCQSGSDPECSFTGSGSGSDTQSELLPDINTNPPVNM; from the exons ATGGACAATCCCTTATT TCAGTCTCTGCTACAGCTGCTGAG GTCAAAAATGTTCGATGAATTTTCTACGACGCTGGAACACCTCTTCAGCCAGTACAACATCCCCGGAGACAA TGAGATGAAACTAAAATTATTTGCATCTCTGAGATGCCTCAGGCAAGACTTGGCGCAAATGTTCCAAATGTCAAG ATCAACGAAGCAGACTGACCTCCGGGTGGATGTTATAAATAACAGCAGGATGGGATTTCTAACAACTGGCGAAGAAG ATTGTCCTTGGACTCTCCAGTTCTATACGAGCTCAGCTGATATAAAGAAACCATCAAATTCAC AGATGGAGGATGTCCAGGCAGGCCAGGTGGCTGTGGGTCTCCGGGACCAGCTTCACAAGCTTCAAATGACTTCTGTGATCCCACAGCCTCCACAGCTGGATCCCACAGG TTGGCCCATGTTGCTTCCTGTGGATGAGGTGCCGTTTGAGAAGTTACCTGCCTGTTTCCTGCTCAGATTGCAGCCGGTGATGCCAATGACGGCGTCTTTTCTCAACAAGCTCAACCAAATTACAG ATGTTTCCAGATCAGATGTTGACCTGCAGTGGGCGCCCTTACCCAAGCTTCTGATGAAAAGCAGACATGGCCACAGTGAGGCGTTTGATCTGCAGGATGCTGTTTCTTTTGTG CCTCTTCCTGGTGAGTTGCTGCACAGGTATGTATTTCCTGGAGCTTCATGGATGGTtcctgtgtacagagggactctgGTGGACACAGTCTTCTTCACCCACCCTGCCCATGTCCCCGTCATACTGGAGCTGCTTCGCCATCAGAGCACCATCAATACTCTGTTAAAGACCTGTATGACAGCCCACTCCGACATGCTGGGTAACCTGCAGTCGTACA aattttttttttttttattctgctcAGTTTGCGACCTGCAGTTTGAAGTCCTTCCAGAGTCTGACACCAGTTTTTCCGTGACCTTCCAGCGACCTGAAACAGACTCCTTCATTGTTT TGTTGGTGGATGTGGTGGACTCTCACAGATTTACCTGCACCGTGTTTGGAGCAGGAATGAAGGATACGACTATGGATGAGGAAATCGGCTGCATTTTAAAGAA GTCCATGTCCATTCCTTTGACCCTGAGGGTGCTGTGCATTCAGTTGGAGCAGATGAGCTCTGACCCACTTTGTCCTGACAGGTCAACCACCACCGAGGCGGTAAATGACCTTCCGACCTCACGAAGCATCTCAGTCACCGAGACAAACCGCGCTCTCACAACTGAAGAAACCGCGTTCTGTCAGAGTGGCTCTGATCCAGAGTGCAGCTTCACAGGTTCTGGTTCAGGGTCAGACACCCAATCAGAACTTCTTCCTGATATCAACACAAATCCCCCTGTTAATATGTAA